The following are from one region of the Halodesulfurarchaeum sp. HSR-GB genome:
- a CDS encoding SHOCT domain-containing protein: protein MLGSLLVMRGGGMVGPGGFWVPVVLLVVLGLFAYEYLRSPKHGRGMARDKQHSRRGHSTGAPKTDEERIEDLKDRFVAGELSKEEYEKRLEVLYDS from the coding sequence ATGCTCGGTAGCCTCCTCGTCATGCGGGGTGGCGGAATGGTCGGTCCGGGTGGGTTCTGGGTCCCAGTGGTTCTGCTCGTCGTTCTGGGGCTCTTTGCCTACGAATACCTGCGGTCCCCGAAACACGGGCGGGGTATGGCTCGGGACAAACAGCACTCGCGGCGTGGGCACTCGACAGGGGCACCCAAGACGGACGAAGAGCGGATCGAGGACCTCAAGGACCGATTCGTGGCTGGCGAACTCTCAAAAGAGGAGTACGAAAAACGCCTCGAAGTCCTTTACGACAGTTAG
- a CDS encoding pterin cluster protein, translating into MERSDWGGDLTKTTTVAVRCTGHVRDAVGAHELTYSFAGETLGDFLAAFFEAYDVEELVLATTPEEETTDGWADPPEELPGTWSRNPPGERTRRFARITINGTFNVHLDGFRTKLEDGDRVAMMNPFVFCF; encoded by the coding sequence ATGGAACGATCTGACTGGGGTGGCGACCTGACAAAGACCACGACCGTGGCAGTTCGCTGTACCGGCCACGTTCGCGATGCCGTGGGGGCACACGAACTCACCTACTCCTTTGCCGGCGAGACACTCGGAGATTTTCTGGCTGCCTTTTTCGAGGCGTATGACGTCGAGGAGTTGGTGTTGGCAACGACTCCCGAAGAAGAGACCACCGATGGATGGGCGGACCCGCCGGAAGAACTCCCCGGGACCTGGAGTCGGAATCCACCGGGCGAACGAACCCGTCGGTTCGCCCGGATCACGATCAACGGGACGTTCAACGTCCACCTGGACGGGTTCCGGACGAAACTGGAAGACGGGGATCGGGTGGCGATGATGAATCCCTTCGTCTTTTGCTTCTAA
- a CDS encoding DUF1059 domain-containing protein codes for MAYQFECQAPDCVFLIRAADPAEIISQVKRHAEADHGKTPPSDERVRNRMDTVEVE; via the coding sequence ATGGCATATCAGTTCGAGTGTCAGGCCCCCGATTGTGTGTTCCTGATCCGGGCAGCAGACCCAGCGGAGATCATCTCACAGGTGAAACGACACGCCGAAGCCGACCACGGGAAAACGCCCCCGAGTGACGAACGAGTTCGGAACCGAATGGACACCGTCGAAGTCGAGTGA